Proteins from one Saccharomyces eubayanus strain FM1318 chromosome XI, whole genome shotgun sequence genomic window:
- the SIR1 gene encoding Sir1p: MFRVNSKFVVIDGWLVDVVERKPVNFRSPEIRLLIPNDDDYEKLLKQDLVDWTELKKDAQSILVGVDSVELFKHIKLSLQEFFLLDDGKVVLKRIRSKSHYKVIKKFAQRCCRLFLPKWGTIYIYPMIQDDRVRPDGVLQFSLDVQPSLEYPLIDINVNNQYIIIEGFLIYLNERRLCKWNDNNLRDWIGLKTWTYLRRLYNPISLDIVYNLNSNYYFVKDDQFFQIMGKRAFVRFSNVVGNDTRDKVPFYVCVRTTTTKATHIAYIVTDVTQISFNDKKDGLKFIVRERPIMEDVYSDVNISELENQLFIEVKVVENGFSTYILQLENQLMKFINEEEKTNYRVGMISGEVLDQIRDFPVSKFTMSLIAAGEDRKYIELLQELARRLEKICMGKTLRSLEEIREKFDQKSGMQIGLEMEYYQSTEECKRNLEVIKDDVMPMLVKRLGSRSVHEYGLVREEYISPRFLAADGFLIDLAEEKPINPKDPRLLTLLKDFQRDSIARLSLIDWDDFKKSQSPIPLRARTLFKHCRKLNKIFTQDADFKLNLPPSEVNLTDAQITISYPCIPIFLEDKNVRYLYEDSFIPGSRTATTPSSATFQLNCEWKNRLQNDTELQLQEGVKRMRLLTSYEELRSKYISAFEKLRADDYID, translated from the coding sequence ATGTTTAGAGTCAACTCTAAATTCGTGGTCATTGATGGGTGGCTAGTGGACGTTGTAGAGCGAAAACCGGTCAATTTCAGGAGCCCTGAGATAAGGTTGCTAATACCGAATGATGATGACTATGAGAAATTATTAAAGCAAGACTTGGTGGATTGGACAGAATTAAAGAAGGATGCCCAGTCCATTCTTGTAGGGGTGGATTCAGTGGAGTTATTTAAGCATATAAAATTAAGCTTGCAAGAGTTTTTTCTCCTAGACGATGGGAAAGTAGTCCTGAAGAGGATTCGGAGCAAATCGCATTACAAAGTGATCAAGAAGTTTGCTCAGAGATGCTGCAGGTTATTTTTGCCAAAATGGGGTACGATATATATCTATCCGATGATACAAGATGACCGGGTCCGGCCAGATGGAGTTCTTCAGTTTTCTTTAGATGTTCAGCCCAGTTTAGAATACCCGCTAATCGACATAAACGTCAACAACCAGTACATTATAATCGAGGGCTTCCTAATATACTTAAATGAAAGGAGACTCTGTAAGTGGAACGATAACAACTTGAGGGATTGGATAGGTCTAAAAACATGGACTTATTTGAGAAGGCTTTACAATCCAATAAGCCTCGACATAGTTTACAACTTGAACTCGAACTATTATTTTGTGAAAGATGATCagttctttcaaatcatgGGGAAAAGGGCCTTCGTAAGGTTCTCCAATGTGGTGGGAAACGACACGCGCGATAAAGTCCCGTTCTATGTTTGTGTTCGAACAACTACCACGAAAGCTACACATATTGCTTATATTGTAACAGATGTAACACAAATTTCcttcaatgataaaaaagatgGTCTAAAATTCATCGTCAGAGAACGGCCAATCATGGAAGATGTATATTCTGACGTGAACATTTCAGAATTGGAAAACCAGCTTTTTATTGAAGTGAAGGTTGTCGAAAATGGTTTCTCAACTTACATTCTTCAATTAGAAAACCAGCTCATGAAATTTATTAATGAAGAGGAGAAAACTAATTACAGGGTCGGCATGATATCTGGTGAAGTTCTAGATCAGATTCGCGACTTTCCTGTATCGAAATTTACTATGTCATTAATTGCCGCAGGTGAAGACAGAAAATATATCGAACTACTTCAAGAACTAGCAAGGAGgttagaaaaaatatgcaTGGGAAAGACGTTACGCTCATTGGAGGAGATAAGAGAAAAGTTTGATCAAAAGTCTGGTATGCAAATTGGACTCGAAATGGAGTATTACCAAAGCACTGAAGAATGTAAAAGAAACCTCGAAGTTATCAAAGACGACGTCATGCCCATGTTAGTGAAGCGGCTAGGCAGTAGATCGGTACATGAGTATGGCTTGGTAAGAGAAGAGTATATTTCACCCCGGTTTTTAGCAGCAGATGGATTTTTGATCGATTTGGCAGAAGAGAAGCCAATAAATCCAAAAGATCCACGTCTGTTAACGCTGCTAAAAGATTTTCAGCGTGATAGTATTGCCCGACTCAGTTTGATTGATTGggatgatttcaaaaagtcCCAAAGTCCAATTCCATTACGAGCTCGAACGTTGTTTAAACATTGCAGGAAActaaataaaatttttacaCAAGATGCGGACTTTAAATTAAATTTGCCGCCCTCAGAAGTAAACTTGACGGATGCACAGATAACGATATCATATCCCTGCATTCCCATATTTTTGGAGGACAAAAACGTTCGGTACCTGTATGAAGACAGCTTTATTCCTGGGAGTAGAACCGCTACAACACCTTCATCTGCAACGTTTCAATTAAATTGCGAATGGAAGAACCGTTTACAGAATGACACCGAATTACAACTGCAAGAAGGCGTTAAGCGTATGCGACTTTTAACATCTTACGAAGAATTAAGATCGAAATACATATCTGCTTTTGAGAAACTACGCGCTGATGATTACATCGACTAA